In Syntrophorhabdaceae bacterium, the sequence ACATAAAAGAAGTTAAAGACATTGCGAGACAGAGTTCGTCGTTCATGGTGGTGGCAATACTGGCGCAGGCCAGTATGTTCTATATGCGAAGACTGGCCACTCTTGATGGGCCTGGAGTTGCAAGTTCGATAGTCTATGCATTGAGCTTGGTTAGCCCCTTATCATTGATTATCGGAAAACCGTTGGCGCAGATATTTGGCCCGAAATATATACGCTACTATGCGAATTCCGCACTGATCCATGCAAAGCACATTTTTTTGAACTTGTTTTTGCTTTGTCTCATTTTTGCGGTTGCCGCTGTTGTCTTGATAAATCTTAATGCCGACACGGTTGTCAGCCTGCTTTATGGCGGGGGCAGATTCAGTAGGCATGCCGTGGAAAAGATAGTTCCTTTGTTCAGGCTCATCAACTGGTCGCTCGTACCGGCTACTCTTATGTGGATCATTTTCATCCCGGTCCTGAATGTGAGCCGGAGTCACGCAGGGGCCAGAGTCTACGGGATCGGCTATCTTCTTCACCTCTTGTTCAGCTATTGCCTGTTCCCTAATTACGGAAGATATGGTTTGGCCTGGGCCTACATTATAGGCATATCGGCACAGGCGGCACTGGGTTTTGCTTATGTCTATCACGATCTGTCTGCAGCTGGGAGAAATATCGGACATGGTTAGCAAGGATCGCATTCTCAACGTGACAAAACAAGCGCTTAGCTTGGGACTGGATGTCACCGTCTATTTGCGGTTTTTGGTTTTGCTATTATGTTTTAGATATTTGTGGCCAGGATGCGACGAGGACAGAAAGATCTCTATTGCTAATAGATTTTTTTATCCCCGATATGAAAAGGCGGTGTTTCATGACTACAAGAGTTATATAGAGCGAATGCCCGGAGATATTCGCAACATCGTCGCGGACTTTCCGCAGAACAGATGGCTTGGCGATCGCAAAGTGCTTGATCTGGGATGTGGCCTAGGGAGATTTACAAAACTCCTTAAGGAGCAAGGCGCTTCAGCCGTTGTGGGCCTAGAATATCAGATTGATAAGTTGGTCTTTGCACAAGAACACAACATTAATGAAAACATCCGGTACATATGTGGTTCGGCGTCGCTTCTTCCGTTCAAAGAAAGCACATTTGATACAGTGTTTGCCTACGCTGTTTTTGAACATATAGATGAGACGCAAAATGCCCTATTGGAAGTAGCTCGAATACTGAAGGCGGGAGGAGTAGTTGTAATTGCGATGGATTACCTGACATCCAGGGGAGGACATCACCTGCATCCTTACGTTCATTTCCCTTGGCCATTGTCTATCGTATCCGAAGAATCATTATACAGATATTGGAGTCGAAGGCTTGCACGGGATCAATCGAAGAACATGATGTCCTATTACAAACGAGTGAATGAGGCCAATGGATCTGAAGTAGATAAGGAAATATGCCTCAATCGAATCACGATTGAAGAATTTGAAAGGCAGATAGAAAAGGCAGGCATGATGATAGAATTGTTTATACCGGGAGAACGAATTGCCCAATACTTTCCGTTCATACTGAGGTTTAGAAATTTAAGGAAATTTTTTGTCGGAAGTCCCTTATATTGTTTGCGAAACAACAAACTTATGGATCAGCAATAATCGCCGCAATACCAATCAATGTCAATCCTCTTTGTTATTCCTCCGAATAAACTGAATCAGGGCTTCTCGCAATGCAGGCCGCTGGGGGTATTCTATCTTATCGCAGCGTTGAGAAAACAAGGGATAAAGGCCGATGTACTTGATCTGGAAAGGAATGTGTTCACCGAGAAAGAGATTATCGGGCGAGTTAGCGAAGCCGGACCCAAGATCATCGGATTAACTGCAACGTCTCACACGCGTTTTGGTGCTCTGCATCTTGCTGAGTTCTTCAAGACAAACTTTCCTGAGAAGCATATAATAGCGGGAGGTCCTCACTTCTCGCAATGTGCCCACGATACCTTAGTGCATACAGACGCTCTTGACGTCGTAGTACGTGGAGAAGCTGAGGAGATCGTTTGTGACCTTATTCCTGCCCTCTTAGAGGGCGAAGATCTGGGCCAAATAAAAGGCATATCGTTCAGGAAGAACGGCGCCATATGTCACAATCCTGATGCGGCCCCACCAATGAATCTCGATGATCTACCCATTCTTACGGACTTCGACCATAAAGATTATTCAGACAAATTATTGGTATATACTGAAAATGGAAAATCCATACCGGCGATAAGCATTATAACGAGCAGGGGATGTCCATACCAATGCATCTTTTGCTCTGTAAAGAATTCGGGATACAGGGTTCGGTCCGCCAAATCGGTAGTTGATGAAATAGAAATGTGGATTGAAAAACATCCTGAAATCAAAGCCTTTAACTTCTTCGATTTGACTTTTACCGTAAATGCCGAGCATGCGAGATCGATATGTGATGAAATAGTCTCAAGAAATCTGAATATCACATGGTGGGCTGAGAGTCGATTGAATATCGATCTAAGTCTGTTGGATGTGATGAAAAAGGCCGGATGTAAAGCGGTAAGCGTGGGGGTGGAATCGGGATCGCCTCGTATACTCAAGGTTATCAAGAAGAATATCAACCTGGATTCCCTAAATGATTTCGCAAAGAGATGCGACAATCTCGGTATACAGGTATCATTCTTTTTTATGCTTTCTCATCCAACGGAAACAATGGAGGACTTGCAAAAAACGAAGCAGATGGCGCAGACCTTGTTAGCGTCCTTTAGATGCGTATCTGATACCTCCGCTGGCGTCACCACAATCCTGCCCGGAACAGAGCTTGAAAGGATCTCACGTGACAAGGGTATATTACCCTCTGATTTTTCATGGAGTCTACCCTATTGCCGACCGGAGAATCTGAGAGCATCATATTCAGAATACTTACCTATATACCTTGAAACGATTCCCTTGAAGAGATTAGTAAAATTCAGAGAAGAAATTGGAGCTCTCGGCAATATTAAACGAAAGAATTCTTCGTGGCAACTTCTTAAGTGGGGTTTTAGAAGAATTTTCTCGAGCGACAGGTCCGTGCGATATAAGCTAAGAGTGGGACTTCACACCATGAAGGTGTGGCTGGGGCAGCACAATTCTCTGCAATAGTACCGTTTAGCCCAACAAACTATGTGTAGAATTGTAGGTTTCGTAGACGGCCATTACAAGGGCCAATATGATATGTACGGAGTCCTAGAAGAAATGAGGGATAGCATGTTTCGTGGCGGCCCGGACGATGCTGGTCAATATATCCATGAAGATAAGGGGCTTGCAGTCGGGCATCGAAGACTTTCAATCCTGGATTTATCTCCCATGGGACATCAACCGATGGGGTACGACAACTTGGTCATAACCTACAACGGCGAGGTCTACAATTTTCGCGAAATAAGACGTGAATTAGAGGACTGTGGCTACACATTTCAATCCAATTCTGATACTGAGGTAGTTCTGAAGACGTTTCACAAATGGGGTCTGAATGGTATAAGCAGATTTCGGGGCATGTGGGCGTTTGCGGTATGGGATAACAAAAGCGAGACCGTTACGCTTTGTAGGGATAGGGTCGGAGTTAAGCCTCTGTATTGGTATTTCAAGAATTCCCTCTTTATGTTTGCCTCGGAATTAAAAGCCTTTTGCAAGCACCCTACCTTTCTGAAAGACGTTGATAGGAAAGCCTTATCTCTTTACTTTCAATTTGGTTATATCCCTGCTCCCTATTCGATCTTCAAAGGCGTTCGGAAATTGGACGCGGGGTGCGTTTTGAAGTTCGATGTTAACAGACAAGAATATGCCCACGAAAGATATTGGGACGTGAAGAAATACTATTTAACCGGTTTTCAGAGCCAGAGAAAGCCCGAAAGCAATTCCGATGAAGAAATTGAAACAGAATTGGAAGGGATACTGGAGGAGAGCTTCAAACTCAGACTTGTTTCTGATGTGCCTGTTGGGGTGTTTTTGAGCGGTGGCATTGACAGCTCGCTTGTTGCTACTCTATTGCAAAAGAACCTTACCGGGAAATTGAAGACATTTACCATAGGATTTCACGGGGAGAATCAATATAACGAAGCTCCTTCTGCGAGAGAAGTAGCTGAACGTTTAAGTACCGATCACCACGAATACTACTTCGATGCACAAGACGTTGCCGATCTTCTGCATGAGATACCATTGTTGTATGATGAACCATTTGGGGATAGTTCCGCACTTCCAACATACCTCGTCTCGATGATAGCTAGGAGATACGTTAAAGTTGCACTTTCGGCGGATGGCGGGGACGAGCTTTTCTGTGGGTACAATTTCTTCGTCCGACCGTTTGTTGACAGGCTTGACCCATATTTCAGACTGGGCGATAGAACCAATTTGAGTAGCTTTATCCTTAAATTGGCTGATAGCGCACCATCGGAAAGAATGCTCTATGTCTGCCACCCCACGAAGAATAATTTTCGCGGAAAATTAAACAGAATGAAATATTTGCTTAAGAAGATAGATTTTAGTGAGGGCTGGGACTTAAGGACTGCTCTCATGTACGTGGAATTTATCAGGTACCTTCCCGATGATATTTTGGTGAAGGTTGATAGGGCTACGATGGGTGTCTCGTTAGAAGGCCGCGAGCCTTTTCTTGATAACAGGATAGTAGAATACGCATGTCAATTACCGATGAAATTCAAATATAGAAATAAGGTACGAAAGCATATTTTAAGAAGGATAGCGTCCAAATATCTTCCGAACGAGGCCTTGAATAGGCCAAAACAGGGCTTCAGTCTTCCGCTAAATTCGGAGCCGTACAGGAGTAAATTGCATGAATTATTCGACTGTTATTTAGACGACAGAATGCTACGTAAGACCGGCATGTTAAACGTGAAGGCCTGCAGCAACCTCGTGAGACAATGGAATTCAGAGAAGTTGAGCTATGAAAAACTGTGGTATCTATTGAATTTTCAGATGTGGGCAGAAAGATATTTATGATCGTCAATACACCAAGGGTTTCCGTTTTGATGAGCGTTTACAACGGACGGCGCTATTTAGATTCAACAATCGCCAGCGTGTTGGACCAGTCCTTCGCTGATTTTGAGCTGATCGTTGTCGATGACTGTTCGCAGGATGACACAAAAGATGTACTGGAGGGTTTTTCACGTAATGATTCTCGCATAAAACTATTGAAGAATGAACATAACCTTGGACTCACTAAATCTCTCAATATTGGTTTAAAACGTGCTCGTGGCGAATACATTGCTCGGATCGACAACGGCGACCTATGGAGCGGAAACAAATTGACCAAACAAATTGATTATTTCATGGATCGCCACGATCTGTTGCTGTTAGGCACCCAGGCAATCTGTCTGGATGACAATGGCTTGGAGATTGGTACAAGGAGATTCCCCATTGAGGATCGCGAGATACGCTTATGGTTGATAAAGTGTCAAAATCCATTCTTACACTCCTCCGTGGTATTTAGGAATAGATATCTCTACGATGAACAGTATTATACAAGCCAAGATCTTGCGCTGTGGACAAGAGTTTTTTTTGACGGGAGGATGGCAAACCTGAATGACGTTTGCGTATATTACAGAATCTCAAGAGAGGCAGTTAGCTATAAAAGAAGAGCAATTCAAATCTACAATTCGTATAATATATATAAAGATTTCTCGGATGCTTTGACAATAAACCAAAGGGTTTCCACCAAAGGAAGATCCAATTGGGTATCCGATAGACATCAACTTGAGAAGCCAAAGAAATTATTTGCCTATGTCAATTATCTAGCTAATAAATTGAAGAATAACAATGTGGGGGCAGGAGTTTTTCTCGCTGCCATTTCATACCTTCTTTCCCCCCGTTTGTTCTTAATCAAATTAATGCTCAAATATGCAACCCGTATGAACTATAAGAGATACACACAATGGCACTGACGGACGAGAGAATCCGGGTTATCGCGGCGGTACCTGGAAATGTAAATGATTCAAAAATGCTTTTCGTGAAAGATCAGATAAGATCGCTGGTGAGGCACGGTGTGAATGTCCATGAATTTTACCTGTCTTCAAGGACGAACATACTGGTTATTGCAAAAGAATCGTATCGGCTTTATAAAGAAATAGGAAGATTTAGACCTCATATTATCCACGCACATTTTGGAACTCTGACATCGTTTCTATGCGCCGTAATCAGCTTAATATGCGGTGTACCGTTGATGATAACTTTTCATGGAAGCGATTTAAATGATGTTTCCAATGTGGAAGGCCACTTAAGGAACATGGTTCAAAAAATTATGTCAAATTTGGCGGCGTTAAGGGCCTCAAGGATTATTTGCGTCAGTGAGAGACTATTACATAGATTATGGTGGAGACGTGGTGGAGCCTTAGTAATCCCCAACGGAGTGGACGCAGATTTGTTTTATCCTTTGGATTGGAATGATGCACGGGCTCAACTGGGATGGGATTTGAGCGGACATGTCATTCTATTCTGTCAAAGTAATTTTTCCCGTCTAAAAAGAGTGGATATTGCGTTGTCGACGCTCGACAGATTAAAATCCCATGTTCAGACGGCCCGACTGCAGATTCTAAACGATGTAGAACATAACGTCGTACCATTGTATTTAAGCGCTGCGGATTGTCTATTGGTGTGCAGTGATTCCGAAGGATCCCCTACTATCGTTAAAGAGGCCATGGCGTGTAACCTGCCGATAGTCTCCACCGATGTGGGCGATGTTGCTGAGAGAATTCGAGGATTATACCAGTGCTCGATTGTCGAGAGAGAGCCAAATGCCCTGGCGAGAGCTTTAGCAGATACGATTGAGGCGGGAGAAAGGTCCAACGGAAGAACGAGGATAATGGAAGAAGGGTTAACTGATTCGGTGGTAGCAGCGAAGATATTGTCTGTATATCGAGACCTCATTCAACAGAACGGCTAAGAATTTATGATGTTCTATGTTACCCTTATCTCGGCAACGTGCATTATCGTTGCCCTGATGCTTCTGATATGGCTCAGAACAAGAAACGTTGCTTTTCCTTTAGGGATTGCCTTTCTCTATTACTGGTCTCTTTACGGCGCCTGGTCGATCATTGCGGATAAAACAGGCGGTGAGAGCGGAATGCATTATCAATATCTCGAGGAGAAACTGTTTGCTGTTAATTTGGACAATGATTATCTATTAACCTTGGTTTTATACAGTCTATTCATCATTATAGTGGAATTGATAGTTTTATTCTTGTACAAGAAATGTAAAACTCCAAAGCGCACACCTTCACTTCTGGGGACAGTCAATCATAGGACGGTACTAATAATAGGTAGTATAGCAGGCACTGTTAGCTTTTTGATTGTTAGTAGTGCGATCGTTTATTCTTTTAGGTCTGGAATGTCGGCGTATGTTATTACGAGGATTCCGGGAGAAGTAGGCAACCTATTTACATTGCACCAAGTTCTGAATCGCGTGGCCCTTTTTTCGGGTGCCATCGGAGTGGCAATATTTCTATCCAGCCAAGATGCAATGTTCTTTACTTCCAGGCGAAGCAGACTAATTTTGTTTCTTTATGTACTTCTCCTGGCGAGCATGTATTCGTTTTGTCTGGTTCTGGGTAACAAAAATGAGCTCTTCGCTTCTTTCGTTCTCTTTCTTTTAGTCTATTTGACGAATTCCAATCATCCGAAGCGAAATAGTTACGTCGTGTTTTCTATATTGGTCCTTTTTGCAATAGGTGTGGTTGATCTTGTTCGGGGTCTCCCCCTGGACAATCTATCCGGGATTAGGATCGGCGATTTACGTGATGCGGTCAGGGCCATTGGTTCTAGCAACGAAGCATTCGGTGCACATTTCTCCCTATATGGGGCTTTGCATTACGATATACCAATAACGTATGGTTCAAGCATAATTAGTCTAGCGACATCGATAGTTCCCAGAATCTTCTGGCCCAATCGTCCGGCAGACATCTATTTCTATTATGCTGATAGGATAGGCGCTGTTGAAGGTCAAGGGTATGCTATTCATCATGCGACAGCATGGTACCTCAACTTTGGATATGTGGGCATCGCGATGGGGGCCGCGCTGTTCGGCTGGTTGTGGGTTAAGCTATACAACTCTTATAATTTATTGGACCGGCGAAAGCAAAAATTGGCAAATGTCGTCATTTTTATTGCTCCTATCGCGTTTACTAGCAATATACCAAACTTGATCCGTGCAGGAATGGAGGCGTACAAAGGGGTGTTGGTGGATGCATTCTTAACCCCAAGCCTGATTCTTTTTTGTTCGCTCTTCAGAATTAATTTGTTTCGGAAGTGATTAAATGGATGTCTGGGTAGTACAAATAGCTGAACCGACCCCCCTTTCGAAGAATAGCAGGCAGATGCGGACAGGAATTCTTGCTGAAAAATTGATGCAGAGAGGTCACGATGTTTTGTGGTGGATCAGCGCCTTCGACCATCTTAGAAAAGAATGGCTATTTAGGGATGATACTGAGGTTACCCTGAAGCATAAGTTGAGAATCAAAGCGATAAAAGGGTCGGGTTACAAGAAGAATGTCTCTATGCGACGTTATCTCGATCACAAATTGATCGCTAATAAGTTCAAACGTCAATCGGGAAAGATGCCAAAGCCCGATGTTGTGATAGCTTCCTTGCCGCCCCACGATGTTGCATACGAAGCCGCCGTCTATGCGAGAAACAATCATGTCCCCATCATTCTCGACGTTAGAGATACCTGGCCCGATATATTCTTGGATAATGTATCACCAGGATTGACCAAGCTTGCGAATGCTGTACTACGCTCTGATTTTGAAAAGACGAGAGAAGCAATGAAAATAGCAAGTGGTATAGTCGCAGTTAGTAATACGTTCCTGAAATGGGCTTTGAAATACGCGAACCGAGACCGAACGGTAACGGATAAGGTCTTCTATCTGGGTGCCGGGAGATCAGACTGTATTTTACGTGATGCCTCAGAGGAATACAGAATCCTTCTTAGCACGTTAACCGATAAATTTGTGGTTACCTTCGTAGGGACCTTTTCATCCTACCATAATCCATCAATAATCATTAAGTGCGCGCGGACAATGAAGCAGAAGGATATAGTATTCGTTCTTGCTGGGGACGGGGATAATTCAACCCAAATCAGAAAAGGTATACGTGAGTTGGATAATGTTATTTTGCCTGGTTGGCTGGATAAAAATCAGATCGACCTTCTACTATCCAAGTCTCATGTGGGCTTGTGTCCAACCTCAAAGGATGTCGACTTGTTTCCGAATAAAGCCTTCTCATATCTTTCTGCCGGGCTCCCGATCGTGTCGGCATTCAATGGAGATTTGAAAGACCTATTGGCCGAATACGAGATTGGTTTCACCTACCATCCTGGTGACTCAGAGGGGCTTGCCAGGTATATAACAATACTATACGAAAATAGCGACCTTTATCGGAGAATGTCCGCGAATGCCAAGCAAGTCTTTAAAGAAATTTTCGATGCAGACAAGATATACGAAGAGTACGCTCTGCATATCGAAGGGGTGCAAAATGCATATAGTACTGGAAAATTGGACCATAGATGTAAGCGCTAGGGTGATTTTGAAACCCCTAGTATCGCTATCAGAAAAGGATCAACAGCCCCCGAGTGTTCAGAAATATGGAGATATCTCGGAGTAGAACTGGCAAGAGGTCTATCGTAAGAGATATGCAAAGTCGGGGGATAGAGAATGCATGGTCTGAGCGAGGATTAGATCCATCTTCTATATAGGTTACTATTAACCTCTGCTTTCACGGGGCGTCTAGAATACAATGAGGGATCCAAAGGCAAAGTGGTTGTTTGACGCAGTTCTTTCGCTCTTGGGACTACTTCTGTTTTCTCCAATCTTATCGCTCATTGCCATTTCAATAAGGACGATTGATGGTAGGCCAATACTTTACAGAGGCTTGAGGGTGGGCAGGGGGGGTAGACGTTTTAGAATCCTTAAGTTCAGGACTATGGTGAATGATGCCGACAAGACTGGACCATCTTCAGCCCCAGCGAACGATCCTAGAACGACCAGAACGGGCAAATTTCTTAGGAAATATAAACTTGATGAACTCCCGCAATTGATTAATGTATTAAAAGGAGAGATGAGCCTGGTCGGACCCAGGCCCCAAGTCCCCTGGGCCGTCGAACTCTATAGTGACGAAGAAAGGAAACTTCTCGATGTAAAGCCGGGGATAACCGACTATGCGTCAATAAAGTTCAGAGATGAGGCCGAAATACTCCGAGATAGCGTTGACCCTGACGCAGACTATCTAGAAAAGATAGCACCAGAGAAAATCAGGTTAGGGCTTCAGTACGTCGATCAAGGGTCTCTTCGGACAGACGTAAGGATCATATTCATGACCATAAGAGCCTTATTCGAAAGACGCACAAAAACGGAGGCTTAGATGAAAAAGGTTGTACCGGAAGGCGGCTTTAGAACTGAGGTGGAGAAGAAAGCAGGAAAGAGGATTGAAAAAATCTTCAATCAAAGTCCCGACAGTCTCCAGGTGAAGCTCGATAATTTTCCGAGGTATATCAGACGGCAAAAGCTGACAAGATTGCTCACCCTCTACGAGATATTCAAGAAAATATTGCCAGTCAAGGGTTCGATTATCGAGTGCGGAGTGTACGGAGGATTTAGCCTCATGGCGTGGGCAAACATGAGCGCCGTATTGGAACCCGCAAACCTAACAAGGCGCATATACGGTTTCGACACATTTTCTGGTTTCCCCAGTGTGGGGAAAAAAGATTCAAGCCCGGTCACGAAGCCTAAGAAGAATCAGCTTCGTTCGGATTCTTTCGATGAGCTGACCGAACTGTTAGCCATATATAATTCAAACAGATTCCTGGGCCATATTGGTAAAGTCCAGCTCATCAAGGGTGACGTAGTCGAAACTATTCCGAAATTTGTCTCTCAAAACAGGCATCTCATCGTTAGCCTCCTTTTCCTGGATCTCGATCTATATGAGCCGACAAAAACAGCAATAGAGAATTTCTTTCCGAGGATGCCAAAAGGCGCCATAATAGCCTTTGATGAACTGGATAATCCCATCTGGCCAGGTGAAACGAGAGCCCTCTTAGAAACAATAGGTGTCGCTAAATTAAGGATCGAACGGATCGAGTTTGATCCTTATATCGGTTTCGCAGTGATTGGATGAGGAAAGTATTGTATTATATTTGCCAAGTAATTTGGAGAACCACGTTGATGCTAGAAAAAAGAGAGGCCGATGAATATGTTCCCCTCACCCAACGCGATAAGAAGAACAGTCCTCGATCTGATATATAGAACTAAGAGTCCCCATATCGGCTCATGTTTCTCCTGCGTAGAAATCTTGATAAGCCTGTACTTTCAGATCTTAAACATCTCTCCAAAGAATCCTTTCGATGGCAACAGAGACAGGTTTATCTTGAGCAAAGGACATGCGTGTCCTTCCCTCTATGCCGTCCTAACCGAAGCAGGTTTTGTGACGCGAGAGGAATTGGATGGTTTCGCCGTTGACGGCGGCACGCTTGAGCAACATCCAACAAGAAACCTAGGGCAAGGTATAGAAGTATCAACCGGGTCCCTTGGGCACGGACTTTCCGTTGGGATTGGGATGGCTATCGCCGCAAAAAAAGATAGGAGAAATAGCAGAGTCTTTGTCCTGCTGAGTGACGGAGAACTAAATGAAGGATCTGTGTGGGAAGCGGCAATGTTCGCTTCGCACCATCGTCTTGATAATCTCATTGCGATCGTCGATTACAACAAAATACAGGCTCTCGGGTTTTCTGAGGATATTATAGGGCTGGAATCACTATCTCAAATATGGTCTTCCTTTGGATGGGCTGCCAGGGAAGTAGATGGCCACGATTTTAACCAGATCACGGCAAATCTCGGGGAGATACCATATGCGAAAGACAAGCCGAGCGTTGTCGTCGCCCACACGGTCAAGGGGAGAGGTGTTACCTTCATGGAGAATAATCTTTTGTGGCATTACCGGTCACCAGACATTAGAGAATATGAACTTGCTCTGAAGGAACTAGTAGGATGAGAGAAGCATTTTTTGAAGTTATTGAGGAGATTGCCAGTGTTCGAGACGATATTTTTATTCTTACAGGCGATCTCGGATATAGGTTGTTTGATTCTTTCAGAAAGAATTGTCCGGATAGATTCTTCGATATTGGGGTTGCCGAGTCCAACATGGTAGGGATTGCCGCCGGTCTCGCCCTTTCAGGAAAGATTGTCTACTGCTATTCTATCGTCCCGTTTCTTGTGATGAGGGCGTTTGAACAAATCAGAGTCGATGTGGCCTACCACAATGCAAATGTGAGGTTGGTAGGAGTAGGGGGCGGCCTTTCATACGGTATGGAAGGGTTCACTCATTTGGGAGTTGAAGATTTTGTCTTAATGAGATCCCTTCAGAATATGA encodes:
- a CDS encoding lipid II flippase MurJ — encoded protein: MTRNDLFKHWALTGQIGFNSIIGYVFLKVLANKFGISEEMDGFNIAYSVPFIILNVSGFAFLHGIIAAQFSRMVASHTTEIDDVFSTTLNGMLCFGLILFLACVIFSKEIAILFAPGLSSSTQKMIQTLILLMCPIAFTLGMSTYLSAILFAYAIPIASELPQLITRLGVIIWMLVSGASISLVQIASGLLAWSFISLILVWYVFRRTTALKYRLSFSWNIKEVKDIARQSSSFMVVAILAQASMFYMRRLATLDGPGVASSIVYALSLVSPLSLIIGKPLAQIFGPKYIRYYANSALIHAKHIFLNLFLLCLIFAVAAVVLINLNADTVVSLLYGGGRFSRHAVEKIVPLFRLINWSLVPATLMWIIFIPVLNVSRSHAGARVYGIGYLLHLLFSYCLFPNYGRYGLAWAYIIGISAQAALGFAYVYHDLSAAGRNIGHG
- a CDS encoding class I SAM-dependent methyltransferase, with the translated sequence MVSKDRILNVTKQALSLGLDVTVYLRFLVLLLCFRYLWPGCDEDRKISIANRFFYPRYEKAVFHDYKSYIERMPGDIRNIVADFPQNRWLGDRKVLDLGCGLGRFTKLLKEQGASAVVGLEYQIDKLVFAQEHNINENIRYICGSASLLPFKESTFDTVFAYAVFEHIDETQNALLEVARILKAGGVVVIAMDYLTSRGGHHLHPYVHFPWPLSIVSEESLYRYWSRRLARDQSKNMMSYYKRVNEANGSEVDKEICLNRITIEEFERQIEKAGMMIELFIPGERIAQYFPFILRFRNLRKFFVGSPLYCLRNNKLMDQQ
- a CDS encoding radical SAM protein; translation: MSILFVIPPNKLNQGFSQCRPLGVFYLIAALRKQGIKADVLDLERNVFTEKEIIGRVSEAGPKIIGLTATSHTRFGALHLAEFFKTNFPEKHIIAGGPHFSQCAHDTLVHTDALDVVVRGEAEEIVCDLIPALLEGEDLGQIKGISFRKNGAICHNPDAAPPMNLDDLPILTDFDHKDYSDKLLVYTENGKSIPAISIITSRGCPYQCIFCSVKNSGYRVRSAKSVVDEIEMWIEKHPEIKAFNFFDLTFTVNAEHARSICDEIVSRNLNITWWAESRLNIDLSLLDVMKKAGCKAVSVGVESGSPRILKVIKKNINLDSLNDFAKRCDNLGIQVSFFFMLSHPTETMEDLQKTKQMAQTLLASFRCVSDTSAGVTTILPGTELERISRDKGILPSDFSWSLPYCRPENLRASYSEYLPIYLETIPLKRLVKFREEIGALGNIKRKNSSWQLLKWGFRRIFSSDRSVRYKLRVGLHTMKVWLGQHNSLQ
- the asnB gene encoding asparagine synthase (glutamine-hydrolyzing); amino-acid sequence: MCRIVGFVDGHYKGQYDMYGVLEEMRDSMFRGGPDDAGQYIHEDKGLAVGHRRLSILDLSPMGHQPMGYDNLVITYNGEVYNFREIRRELEDCGYTFQSNSDTEVVLKTFHKWGLNGISRFRGMWAFAVWDNKSETVTLCRDRVGVKPLYWYFKNSLFMFASELKAFCKHPTFLKDVDRKALSLYFQFGYIPAPYSIFKGVRKLDAGCVLKFDVNRQEYAHERYWDVKKYYLTGFQSQRKPESNSDEEIETELEGILEESFKLRLVSDVPVGVFLSGGIDSSLVATLLQKNLTGKLKTFTIGFHGENQYNEAPSAREVAERLSTDHHEYYFDAQDVADLLHEIPLLYDEPFGDSSALPTYLVSMIARRYVKVALSADGGDELFCGYNFFVRPFVDRLDPYFRLGDRTNLSSFILKLADSAPSERMLYVCHPTKNNFRGKLNRMKYLLKKIDFSEGWDLRTALMYVEFIRYLPDDILVKVDRATMGVSLEGREPFLDNRIVEYACQLPMKFKYRNKVRKHILRRIASKYLPNEALNRPKQGFSLPLNSEPYRSKLHELFDCYLDDRMLRKTGMLNVKACSNLVRQWNSEKLSYEKLWYLLNFQMWAERYL
- a CDS encoding glycosyltransferase, producing MIVNTPRVSVLMSVYNGRRYLDSTIASVLDQSFADFELIVVDDCSQDDTKDVLEGFSRNDSRIKLLKNEHNLGLTKSLNIGLKRARGEYIARIDNGDLWSGNKLTKQIDYFMDRHDLLLLGTQAICLDDNGLEIGTRRFPIEDREIRLWLIKCQNPFLHSSVVFRNRYLYDEQYYTSQDLALWTRVFFDGRMANLNDVCVYYRISREAVSYKRRAIQIYNSYNIYKDFSDALTINQRVSTKGRSNWVSDRHQLEKPKKLFAYVNYLANKLKNNNVGAGVFLAAISYLLSPRLFLIKLMLKYATRMNYKRYTQWH
- a CDS encoding glycosyltransferase, producing the protein MALTDERIRVIAAVPGNVNDSKMLFVKDQIRSLVRHGVNVHEFYLSSRTNILVIAKESYRLYKEIGRFRPHIIHAHFGTLTSFLCAVISLICGVPLMITFHGSDLNDVSNVEGHLRNMVQKIMSNLAALRASRIICVSERLLHRLWWRRGGALVIPNGVDADLFYPLDWNDARAQLGWDLSGHVILFCQSNFSRLKRVDIALSTLDRLKSHVQTARLQILNDVEHNVVPLYLSAADCLLVCSDSEGSPTIVKEAMACNLPIVSTDVGDVAERIRGLYQCSIVEREPNALARALADTIEAGERSNGRTRIMEEGLTDSVVAAKILSVYRDLIQQNG
- a CDS encoding glycosyltransferase family 4 protein, with the protein product MDVWVVQIAEPTPLSKNSRQMRTGILAEKLMQRGHDVLWWISAFDHLRKEWLFRDDTEVTLKHKLRIKAIKGSGYKKNVSMRRYLDHKLIANKFKRQSGKMPKPDVVIASLPPHDVAYEAAVYARNNHVPIILDVRDTWPDIFLDNVSPGLTKLANAVLRSDFEKTREAMKIASGIVAVSNTFLKWALKYANRDRTVTDKVFYLGAGRSDCILRDASEEYRILLSTLTDKFVVTFVGTFSSYHNPSIIIKCARTMKQKDIVFVLAGDGDNSTQIRKGIRELDNVILPGWLDKNQIDLLLSKSHVGLCPTSKDVDLFPNKAFSYLSAGLPIVSAFNGDLKDLLAEYEIGFTYHPGDSEGLARYITILYENSDLYRRMSANAKQVFKEIFDADKIYEEYALHIEGVQNAYSTGKLDHRCKR
- a CDS encoding sugar transferase — encoded protein: MRDPKAKWLFDAVLSLLGLLLFSPILSLIAISIRTIDGRPILYRGLRVGRGGRRFRILKFRTMVNDADKTGPSSAPANDPRTTRTGKFLRKYKLDELPQLINVLKGEMSLVGPRPQVPWAVELYSDEERKLLDVKPGITDYASIKFRDEAEILRDSVDPDADYLEKIAPEKIRLGLQYVDQGSLRTDVRIIFMTIRALFERRTKTEA